A part of Leptospira yasudae genomic DNA contains:
- the fliH gene encoding flagellar assembly protein FliH encodes MAKLVFKPIQIADIKDQVELAIPDKYKKFHRDEDAEEFEVDQEGNIIEQYQGPSIEEIEAELSRYREENEEQVRKLLEDARRKAEEIEEEGRKRAFQMIQDSKEKVKLEEDTGKAKAEQILDRAKMEVERMIKEAEMKVAEIEHEAYLKGYDAGREVGFKKGQGEVRRLIDRLGTIVGKAIDIREEIIQASEKQMVEMILIIARKVIKDEIIERKEIVLNNIREALKRIKDRDRVDIRVNFADLELTTAHKDELIKLMESLRKVNIYEDSRVDRGGVIIETDVGAIDARISTQLKEIEEAIRNAEPI; translated from the coding sequence ATGGCTAAACTCGTCTTTAAACCCATACAAATCGCAGACATCAAAGATCAGGTCGAATTAGCGATTCCCGATAAATACAAAAAATTCCACAGGGATGAAGACGCCGAAGAGTTCGAAGTAGACCAAGAAGGAAATATCATCGAACAATACCAGGGCCCTTCGATCGAAGAGATCGAGGCGGAGCTGAGCCGTTACCGCGAAGAGAACGAGGAACAGGTTCGTAAACTTCTCGAGGACGCAAGAAGAAAGGCGGAAGAGATCGAAGAAGAAGGACGCAAACGCGCCTTCCAAATGATCCAAGACTCGAAGGAAAAAGTTAAACTCGAAGAAGACACCGGTAAGGCGAAGGCCGAACAGATCCTCGACCGCGCCAAGATGGAAGTCGAAAGAATGATCAAGGAAGCCGAGATGAAGGTCGCCGAGATCGAACACGAGGCTTACTTAAAAGGATACGATGCGGGCCGCGAAGTCGGTTTCAAAAAAGGTCAGGGAGAGGTAAGACGACTCATCGACCGTTTGGGAACCATCGTAGGTAAGGCTATCGATATCCGCGAAGAAATCATCCAAGCTTCCGAAAAACAGATGGTGGAGATGATTCTCATCATCGCGCGCAAGGTCATCAAGGACGAGATCATCGAAAGAAAGGAAATCGTTCTGAACAATATTAGAGAAGCCTTAAAGAGAATCAAGGACCGCGACCGTGTGGACATCCGAGTCAACTTCGCGGATCTGGAACTCACGACCGCACACAAAGACGAACTTATCAAACTTATGGAATCTCTCCGCAAGGTCAATATCTACGAAGATTCGCGCGTGGATCGGGGCGGCGTCATCATCGAAACAGACGTGGGTGCGATCGATGCGAGAATTTCCACACAGCTCAAGGAAATCGAGGAAGCGATCCGGAATGCGGAGCCGATCTAA